GCTTGCCTGGCCGGCGGCCGAGCGCCCCGGCGTGGTGGTCGGCGCCGAATGGCTGCCCGGTGCCCGCCCGCTGGGCGTGGCCGAGGCGCCGCCGCCCCTGTGGCGGACGCCCGCCGCCGACCCCGCCCAGGCGCCCGACGCGGCGCCACCGGCCACGGCGGGCCGAGTCGACGAGGCGGCCGCCGGCGCCTGGCCGCTCGGCCGCGCCATCGCGCAGCTGCAGGGCGTCTACATCCTGGCCGAGAACGCGCACGGCCTGGTCATCGTCGACATGCACGCCGCGCACGAGCGGGTGGTCTACGAACGGCTGAAGGCCGGCATGGCGGTGGCCGCCATCGAGGCCCAGCCGCTGCTCATCCCGGCCACCTTCGCCGCCACGCCGGCCGAGGTGGCCACCGCCGAGGCGCAGGGCTCGACGCTGGCCGAGCTGGGCCTGGACGTGTCGCCGCTGTCGCCCGGCGTGCTGGCGGTGCGCAGCCAGCCCGCCGCGCTGCGTGGCGCCGACCCGGTGGCGCTGGCGCGGGCGGTGCTGGCCGAGCTCGCCGAGCACGAGGGCGGCAGCCGCCTGGTGCAGCGCGCCCGCGACGAGGTGCTGGCCACCATGGCCTGCCATGGCGCGGTGCGCGCCAACCGCCAGCTCACGCTGCACGAGATGAACGCCCTGCTGCGCGACATGGAGCGCACCGAGCGCGCCGACCAGTGCAACCACGGCCGGCCGACCTGGCGCCAGATCAGCTTGCGCGAACTCGACGCCCTCTTCCTGCGCGGCCGCTGAGCCGCCCCTCGATGTCCTCACCCCCACCGTCAAAACCCAAGCTGGGCCTGAAGCCCGGCGCCCCGCCGCGCGACCCGCACCGTCGGGGCGTGCGGCCCGGCGCGCCGCGGTCGCCGCTGCCGCCGCGGCCGCTCGAGGACGCGCCGCGGCCCCGGCCGACACGTGCTGCGGTGCCCGAGCCGGCGCGCCCGCCCCTTCCGCCGGCGCCACCACGCCGCGAGCCGCCGCCTCGGCCGACCGCACCGCCTCCCACCGGCATCCGCCTGTCCAAGCACCTGGCCGACAGCGGCCAGGCCTCGCGCCGGGAGGCCGACGACTGGATCGCCGCCGGCTGGGTGCGGGTGGACGGCGAGATGGCGGTGCTGGGCCAGCGGGTGCGGCCCGGCCAGCGCATCGAGGTCGACCCCATCGCCCGCGCGGCGCAGGCCGAGCGCGTCACCGTGCTGCTGCACAAGCCGCTGGGGTATGTCAGCGGCCAGGCGGAGGACGGCCACCAGCCGGCCAGCGTGCTGGTCACCGCCGACCACCACTGGCCGGAGGACCCGACGCGCAAGCCCTTCCACCCCGGCCATGCACGCGGCCTGGCGCCGGCCGGGCGGCTCGACCTCGACTCCACCGGCCTGCTGGTGCTGACGCAGGACGGCCGCATCGCGCGGCTGCTCATCGGCGAGGACTCGCCTGTGGAGAAGGAGTACCTGGTCGAGGTCCGGCCTCTGCC
The sequence above is a segment of the Aquabacterium sp. J223 genome. Coding sequences within it:
- a CDS encoding pseudouridine synthase: MSSPPPSKPKLGLKPGAPPRDPHRRGVRPGAPRSPLPPRPLEDAPRPRPTRAAVPEPARPPLPPAPPRREPPPRPTAPPPTGIRLSKHLADSGQASRREADDWIAAGWVRVDGEMAVLGQRVRPGQRIEVDPIARAAQAERVTVLLHKPLGYVSGQAEDGHQPASVLVTADHHWPEDPTRKPFHPGHARGLAPAGRLDLDSTGLLVLTQDGRIARLLIGEDSPVEKEYLVEVRPLPGGPAPDAVERLRHGLWLDDQPLQPAKVTWQSERHLRFVLNEGRKRQIRRMCELVGLAVVSLKRLRIGRIGLGALPPGQWRYLGPHERF